The proteins below are encoded in one region of Macrobrachium rosenbergii isolate ZJJX-2024 chromosome 29, ASM4041242v1, whole genome shotgun sequence:
- the LOC136854358 gene encoding salivary glue protein Sgs-3-like, with protein MSIMSSQARIPQTTSMNVMSSRERTPQATSIGVMSSQARTPRTTSMGVMSSQARTPRATSKGVMSSQARTPQATSMGVMSSQARTPRTTSMGVMSFQARTPRATSKGVMSSQACTPRTTSMGVMSSQAHTPRATSKGVMSSKACTPRTTSMGVMSSQQAHVFSTGN; from the coding sequence ATGAGCATCATGTCTTCACAGGCACGCATTCCGCAGACAACTAGTATGAACGTCATGTCTTCACGGGAACGCACTCCACAGGCAACTAGCATTGGCGTCATGTCTTCACAGGCACGCACTCCACGTACAACTAGCATGGGCGTCATGTCCTCTCAGGCACGCACTCCACGGGCAACTAGCAAGGGCGTCATGTCTTCTCAGGCACGCACTCCACAGGCAACTAGCATGGGTGTCATGTCTTCGCAGGCACGCACTCCACGTACAACTAGCATGGGCGTCATGTCCTTTCAGGCACGTACTCCACGGGCAACTAGCAAGGGCGTCATGTCTTCTCAAGCATGCACTCCACGTACAACTAGCATGGGCGTCATGTCTTCTCAGGCACACACTCCACGGGCAACTAGCAAGGGCGTCATGTCTTCAAAGGCATGCACTCCACGTACAACCAGCATGGGCGTCATGTCCTCTCAGCAGGCACATGTCTTCTCCACGGGCAACTAG
- the LOC136854356 gene encoding daxx-like protein: MGVMSSQACTPRTTSIGRHVFSGTHSTARLRTRTPQTTSMDVMSSQVPQTTCMDVMSSQARTPQAISMGVMSLQTRTPQTTSMGVMSPQARTPQTTSMGVMSPQTRTPQTTSMGVMSSQARTPQTTSMGVMSPQARTPQITSMGVMSPQARTPQTTSMGVMSSQAHTPQTTSMGVMPPQARTPQTTSMGVMSPQARTPQTTSMGVMSSQAHTPQTTSMGVMPPQARTPQTTSMGVMSPQARTPQTTSMGVMSPQARTPQTTSMGVMSPQARTPQITSMGVMSPGRHALHRQLAWVSCLRRHAHSTDN, translated from the coding sequence ATGGGTGTCATGTCTTCGCAGGCATGCACTCCACGGACAACCAGCATAGGGCGTCATGTCTTCTCAGGCACGCACTCCACGGCACGTCTTCGCACACGCACACCACAGACAACTAGCATGGATGTCATGTCTTCACAGGTTCCACAGACAACTTGCATGGACGTCATGTCTTCACAGGCACGCACTCCACAGGCAATTAGCATGGGCGTCATGTCTTTGCAGACACGCACTCCACAGACAACTAGCATGGGTGTCATGTCTCCACAGGCACGCACTCCACAGACAACTAGCATGGGTGTCATGTCTCCACAGACACGCACTCCACAGACAACTAGCATGGGTGTCATGTCTTCGCAGGCACGCACTCCACAGACAACTAGCATGGGTGTCATGTCTCCACAGGCACGCACTCCACAGATAACTAGCATGGGTGTCATGTCTCCACAGGCACGCACTCCACAGACAACTAGCATGGGTGTCATGTCTTCGCAGGCACACACTCCACAGACAACTAGCATGGGTGTCATGCCTCCACAGGCACGCACTCCACAGACAACTAGCATGGGTGTCATGTCTCCACAGGCACGCACTCCACAGACAACTAGCATGGGTGTCATGTCTTCGCAGGCACACACTCCACAGACAACTAGCATGGGTGTCATGCCTCCACAGGCACGCACTCCACAGACAACTAGCATGGGTGTCATGTCTCCACAGGCACGCACTCCACAGACAACTAGCATGGGTGTCATGTCTCCACAGGCACGCACTCCACAGACAACTAGCATGGGTGTCATGTCTCCACAGGCACGCACTCCACAGATAACTAGCATGGGTGTCATGTCTCCAGGCAGGCACGCACTCCACAGACAACTAGCATGGGTGTCATGTCTTCGCAGGCACGCACACTCCACAGACAACTAG
- the LOC136854355 gene encoding uncharacterized protein yields the protein MSSQACNPQTTSMDVMSSQARTPQATSVMSSQARIPQTTSMGVMSSQACIPRTTSMGVMSSQACIPQTTSMDAMSSQACNPQTTSMDAMSSQACNPQTTSMGVMSSQACIPQTTSMGVMSSQACIPRTTSMGVMSSQACTPQTTSMGVMSSQACIPQTTSMDAMSSQACNPQTTSMDVMSSQARTPQATSVMSSQARIPQTTSMGVMSSRARTPQTTSMGFMSSQARIPQATSMDVMSSQTSRKGQYTAPQIRQL from the coding sequence ATGTCTTCACAGGCATGCAATCCACAGACAACTAGCATGGACGTCATGTCTTCACAGGCACGCACTCCACAGGCAACTAGCGTCATGTCTTCACAGGCACGCATTCCACAGACAACTAGCATGGGCGTCATGTCTTCACAGGCATGCATTCCACGGACAACTAGCATGGGCGTCATGTCTTCACAGGCATGCATTCCACAGACAACTAGCATGGACGCCATGTCTTCACAGGCATGCAATCCACAGACAACTAGCATGGACGCCATGTCTTCACAGGCATGCAATCCACAGACAACTAGCATGGGCGTCATGTCTTCACAGGCATGCATTCCACAGACAACTAGCATGGGCGTCATGTCTTCACAGGCATGCATTCCACGGACAACTAGCATGGGCGTCATGTCTTCGCAGGCATGCACTCCACAAACAACTAGCATGGGCGTCATGTCTTCACAGGCATGCATTCCACAGACAACTAGCATGGACGCCATGTCTTCACAGGCATGCAATCCACAGACAACTAGCATGGACGTCATGTCTTCACAGGCACGCACTCCACAGGCAACTAGCGTCATGTCTTCACAGGCACGCATTCCACAGACAACTAGCATGGGCGTCATGTCTTCACGGGCACGCACTCCACAGACCACTAGCATGGGCTTCATGTCTTCACAGGCACGCATTCCACAGGCAACTAGCATGGACGTCATGTCTTCACAGACGTCACGAAAAGGCCAGTACACTGCGCCGCAGATACGTCAACTTTAA